A single region of the Nitrosomonas sp. Is79A3 genome encodes:
- a CDS encoding HAD-IA family hydrolase, translating into MKNFDWQAIIFDFDGVVVESGKIKTQAFAELYRPYGEDIVAAVVEFHTQNGGMSRYRKFRHFQEHFLSKPPLTEAEEKQLDIRFSELVVEAVIAAEAVPGAVELIRQQSGKIPLFVASGTPETELKVIVERRGLAPYFTEVRGAPALKKTIIAEILSAHALSPESVLMIGDAMADLEGAQANNTAFLGRVFPGDPNPFPAHVKIVPNLRGLVA; encoded by the coding sequence ATGAAAAATTTCGACTGGCAAGCGATCATTTTCGATTTTGACGGCGTCGTGGTGGAATCCGGAAAAATCAAAACCCAGGCGTTCGCGGAACTTTATCGTCCTTACGGTGAAGACATCGTCGCAGCAGTGGTGGAATTTCATACCCAGAACGGCGGCATGTCGCGCTACCGCAAATTCCGTCACTTTCAGGAACACTTCCTTTCAAAGCCCCCATTAACGGAAGCAGAAGAAAAACAACTGGATATCCGCTTTTCCGAACTGGTTGTCGAAGCCGTCATTGCCGCCGAGGCTGTGCCCGGCGCAGTCGAACTCATCCGTCAGCAATCCGGTAAAATTCCATTATTTGTCGCCTCCGGCACCCCGGAAACGGAACTTAAAGTCATCGTCGAACGCCGCGGGCTAGCACCTTACTTCACCGAAGTGCGTGGTGCACCGGCGCTCAAGAAAACCATCATCGCGGAAATTTTATCCGCGCATGCACTCAGCCCCGAATCGGTGCTGATGATCGGCGATGCCATGGCGGATTTGGAAGGTGCGCAAGCCAATAATACTGCTTTCCTGGGCCGCGTTTTTCCCGGCGACCCGAATCCTTTCCCTGCACACGTGAAAATCGTTCCCAATTTACGCGGATTAGTCGCGTAA
- a CDS encoding NAD(P)-dependent oxidoreductase, which yields MVNETVVVFGASGFLGSHVADALSAAGYRVRLFDRSPSPYLKSNQEMIIGDIMNLDQVIEAAKGTSIVYNFAAIADIDEANDKPIPTATINVLGNMHALEAARIAGARRFVFASSIYVYSESGSFYRASKQAAERFTETYHERYGLDYSILRYGSLYGRRSDKRNGIYRMLHEAVAHHSITYKGSGDAMREYIHVEDAARMSVQILAPEFANRHMILTGQERLRIKEVMTMISEILPWPVELHFDEANTVHHYEITPYAFQPRVGRKLVLNEHVDLGQGILDCLREIHQDLHHGDENDDATPATSDNRA from the coding sequence ATGGTGAATGAAACGGTTGTTGTATTTGGCGCCAGCGGTTTTTTGGGCAGCCATGTTGCCGACGCGTTATCGGCCGCAGGTTACCGGGTACGGTTATTTGACCGCAGCCCATCGCCCTATCTTAAAAGTAATCAGGAAATGATCATTGGCGATATCATGAATCTCGACCAAGTGATCGAGGCTGCCAAGGGAACATCCATCGTGTATAACTTTGCCGCGATTGCGGATATTGATGAAGCCAACGACAAGCCCATTCCCACCGCAACCATCAATGTGCTGGGCAACATGCACGCTTTGGAAGCCGCGCGCATTGCTGGAGCCCGCCGTTTTGTGTTCGCCAGCAGCATTTATGTTTATTCCGAATCCGGTTCTTTCTATCGCGCCAGCAAGCAGGCTGCGGAACGCTTCACGGAAACCTACCACGAGCGCTACGGTCTGGACTACAGCATTCTGCGCTATGGCTCGCTGTATGGCCGGCGCTCGGATAAACGCAACGGCATCTATCGCATGCTGCACGAAGCCGTCGCCCATCACTCCATTACCTACAAAGGCAGCGGCGACGCCATGCGGGAATATATCCATGTGGAAGATGCCGCGCGCATGAGCGTACAAATATTGGCGCCGGAATTTGCCAACCGCCACATGATTCTGACCGGCCAGGAAAGATTGCGCATCAAAGAGGTCATGACAATGATCTCGGAAATCCTGCCGTGGCCGGTTGAATTGCATTTTGACGAAGCCAACACCGTGCACCACTACGAAATTACACCCTACGCGTTTCAACCCCGCGTTGGCCGCAAGCTGGTTCTGAATGAACACGTCGATCTGGGACAAGGCATACTCGATTGCCTGCGGGAAATTCACCAAGACCTGCATCATGGCGATGAAAACGACGACGCCACCCCCGCCACCTCGGACAACCGCGCTTAA
- a CDS encoding phosphoglycerate dehydrogenase, whose translation MSSFAISTSSFDIDNNPPIQQLLQNGMQVTTNPHRRKLTEDEIIELLQEGATGLIAGIEPLTERVFQSASNLKVISRCGAGLDSVDLAAAKKHGIAVFNTPEAPAQAVAELTMGLILTLLRQIRQIDQSVRNGEWPRTQGRLLAAQTVGIIGMGHIGRRVARLCQAFEATVIAHDPYASQVPADVALISLEQLLATADIITLHLPYGPETHHLLNAKAFTTMKPEAIVINAARGGLVDEDALLAALQTGKVSAAALDVFEQEPYHGPLIESGNVILTSHVGSLARESRQLMEIEAAENLLQGLIKAGLINNG comes from the coding sequence ATGAGTTCATTTGCCATTTCCACTTCTTCTTTCGACATTGACAATAACCCGCCGATTCAGCAACTCCTGCAAAACGGCATGCAAGTAACCACCAATCCGCACCGGCGCAAACTCACCGAGGATGAGATTATTGAATTACTGCAGGAAGGCGCAACCGGCCTGATCGCCGGGATTGAACCACTGACCGAGCGCGTATTTCAGTCTGCCAGCAATCTAAAAGTCATCTCGCGCTGCGGTGCCGGGTTAGACAGTGTCGACTTGGCGGCGGCAAAGAAACATGGCATTGCGGTTTTCAACACGCCGGAAGCACCCGCACAAGCCGTAGCTGAGCTGACAATGGGGCTGATATTGACTCTGCTGCGGCAAATCCGCCAGATTGATCAATCGGTGCGCAACGGCGAGTGGCCGCGCACGCAAGGCCGTCTGCTGGCCGCGCAAACCGTCGGCATCATCGGCATGGGACATATCGGCCGGCGTGTTGCACGCCTGTGCCAAGCATTTGAAGCCACAGTGATTGCGCACGACCCGTATGCAAGTCAAGTGCCTGCCGATGTCGCATTGATATCCCTGGAGCAATTGCTGGCCACTGCGGACATTATCACGTTGCATCTGCCTTATGGGCCGGAAACACACCATCTGCTGAATGCCAAGGCATTCACAACCATGAAACCTGAAGCGATTGTCATCAATGCCGCACGCGGCGGATTGGTCGACGAAGACGCACTCTTAGCAGCATTACAAACAGGCAAAGTCAGCGCCGCTGCCTTGGATGTGTTCGAGCAGGAACCTTATCATGGTCCATTAATCGAAAGCGGCAACGTCATCCTGACGTCGCATGTCGGCTCTCTTGCCCGGGAATCACGCCAACTGATGGAAATTGAAGCGGCTGAGAACCTGCTGCAGGGTTTAATCAAAGCAGGTCTAATCAATAACGGATAA
- a CDS encoding aldolase/citrate lyase family protein, translating to MSLKSRLSRSELTIGSWVTLGHPSIAEIMAAAGFDWLVLDMEHSVLELSEVQSLIQVLDGKQCPAIVRLTSNHPDQIKRVMDAGATGVMVPMIKSAVDARAAVDGVYYPPRGQRGVGLARAQGYGNSFQAYRQWLDENAVIVVMIEHVDAVKAIDSILAVPGIDAYIIGPYDLSGSMGRPGDLNHPDVQAAIAQVLEAGRRANKPGGIHVIEPDLEALQQRIQAGFNFLGYGLDIRILDSICRTHLQSIRATLKTP from the coding sequence ATGTCATTAAAATCAAGATTGAGCCGGTCCGAATTAACCATTGGCTCATGGGTCACACTGGGCCATCCATCGATTGCCGAAATCATGGCGGCGGCGGGATTTGACTGGCTGGTACTGGACATGGAACACAGCGTGCTGGAACTCAGCGAAGTGCAATCCCTTATTCAGGTGCTGGACGGCAAACAATGCCCGGCCATCGTGCGCCTGACCTCAAATCACCCCGATCAGATCAAACGCGTCATGGACGCCGGAGCAACCGGCGTGATGGTGCCGATGATCAAATCCGCCGTTGACGCCAGAGCTGCCGTCGATGGTGTGTATTATCCGCCACGCGGGCAACGCGGCGTCGGCCTTGCGCGCGCTCAGGGCTATGGCAACAGTTTCCAGGCTTACCGGCAATGGCTGGATGAAAATGCGGTAATCGTCGTGATGATCGAACATGTCGATGCGGTCAAAGCCATTGATAGCATTCTGGCTGTGCCAGGTATCGATGCCTATATCATCGGCCCGTATGATTTGTCTGGTTCGATGGGACGCCCCGGCGATCTCAACCATCCGGATGTGCAGGCTGCCATTGCGCAAGTTCTGGAAGCTGGCCGCCGCGCCAACAAACCCGGCGGCATCCATGTCATCGAACCGGATCTGGAAGCACTGCAACAACGTATTCAGGCCGGCTTTAACTTTCTCGGCTATGGCCTGGATATACGTATTCTGGATTCCATTTGCCGCACTCACTTACAAAGTATCCGCGCAACACTGAAAACGCCATGA
- a CDS encoding 3-deoxy-manno-octulosonate cytidylyltransferase, with translation MRTIAVIPARMGSSRFPGKPIAKILGRPMIEHIYKRVAMSKSLDATYIATCDEEIRQIAEGFGAKVIMTADTHERASDRVAEAVTQLEADLIVMVQGDEPMTHPNMIDTAVAPFKHDPQLGCVNLVRKIDHEADYLDVNTIKVVMNQQGDALYMSRRPIPSLAKSGFADTAAYKQVCIIPFRRATLFQYTHLTPTPLEQLESVDMLRLLEHGFQVKMVHTEYNTQAVDTTADLARVEKLMESDPLLTRY, from the coding sequence ATGAGAACAATCGCTGTAATACCCGCCCGCATGGGTTCATCACGTTTCCCCGGCAAACCCATCGCAAAAATATTGGGCCGCCCGATGATTGAACATATCTATAAGCGCGTCGCCATGAGCAAATCGCTCGATGCCACCTACATTGCTACCTGCGATGAAGAAATCCGGCAAATCGCGGAAGGTTTTGGCGCGAAGGTGATTATGACCGCCGATACGCACGAACGCGCCAGTGATCGCGTGGCCGAAGCTGTCACCCAACTGGAAGCGGATCTGATTGTCATGGTGCAAGGGGATGAACCGATGACACACCCGAACATGATTGATACCGCCGTGGCGCCGTTTAAACATGATCCGCAGTTGGGTTGCGTCAATCTGGTGCGCAAAATTGATCACGAAGCCGATTATCTGGACGTCAACACCATCAAAGTAGTGATGAATCAGCAAGGTGACGCGCTGTACATGTCGCGCCGCCCGATTCCGTCATTGGCCAAAAGCGGCTTTGCTGATACCGCCGCATATAAACAAGTATGCATTATCCCGTTTCGCCGCGCTACGTTGTTTCAATACACCCATTTAACCCCCACACCGCTGGAGCAATTGGAATCGGTCGACATGCTGCGCCTGCTCGAACATGGCTTCCAGGTTAAAATGGTACACACCGAATATAATACCCAGGCGGTGGATACCACGGCGGATCTAGCACGTGTCGAGAAACTGATGGAATCAGACCCGCTACTCACCCGCTATTAG
- a CDS encoding FkbM family methyltransferase, translating into MMLAKDILNELIVAAYKLKGGYADVQVRDQRILISVDHLRTLNRARTYSIKEPDTLDWLDSFEPNSCYFDIGANIGQYSLYPAKKYGGKIQVYAFEPQSNNYYALNKNIYFNNLKENILSYCVAVSGQSEFSKLYIPKFIPGGNRSQFGKEEDIENLKMSATHIQGMFGVTLDDLCSKWGFPYPNYIKIDVDGIEISILKGAESVLAHPALRSVIIELGTDEEQAKAIALMKQAGLEVKQRSTRNWGEAYLIFERI; encoded by the coding sequence ATGATGCTGGCCAAAGATATATTGAATGAGTTGATTGTGGCGGCATATAAACTAAAAGGCGGGTATGCAGATGTGCAGGTTAGAGATCAGCGCATTCTAATTTCAGTCGATCATTTACGCACACTTAACCGTGCAAGGACTTATTCGATCAAAGAACCGGATACACTGGATTGGCTGGATAGTTTTGAACCCAACTCCTGTTATTTTGATATTGGCGCCAACATTGGTCAATATTCCTTATACCCGGCCAAAAAATATGGCGGCAAGATTCAGGTTTATGCGTTTGAGCCGCAAAGTAATAATTACTACGCACTGAACAAAAATATTTATTTTAACAATCTCAAAGAAAATATTTTATCGTATTGTGTTGCGGTTTCCGGGCAAAGCGAATTTTCCAAATTGTATATCCCCAAATTTATCCCGGGTGGTAATCGATCGCAATTTGGAAAAGAAGAAGACATTGAGAACTTGAAAATGTCAGCCACGCACATCCAAGGAATGTTTGGTGTGACGTTAGATGATTTATGCAGTAAGTGGGGATTCCCCTATCCGAATTATATCAAGATCGATGTCGATGGCATCGAAATTTCCATTCTGAAAGGCGCGGAGTCTGTATTGGCGCATCCTGCGTTACGGTCTGTTATTATCGAGCTAGGTACTGATGAAGAGCAGGCGAAAGCGATCGCTTTGATGAAACAAGCCGGTCTTGAAGTGAAACAGCGATCAACCCGGAACTGGGGAGAGG